The nucleotide window ATGGCGCGCTGCTGTCGATCCCCAAGGGCGATATCGAGGCGGCGGATGCCTATGGCATGTCCGGCTGGACCCGGTTCCGCCGCATCACCTTCCCGACCATGCTGCGGCTGGCCTGGCCCGCCTACACCAACGAGGCGATCTTCTTGTTCCACGCCACCACGCTGGTGTTCTTCACCGGCTTTCCGGCCTGGCGGCAGCAGGGCGATGCGCTCTATTACGCCAGCTATTTCGCGGACAAGACCTTCAACCCCTTCGTTCCCTATCCGATCCTGGCGTTCTACTTCATCCTGCTGACCCTGGTGATCATCGCCATCTTCGGCGCCGTGAACAAACACCTGAACAAGCACCTGCCCCAGGAACGGCGCAAAAAATTTCGCTTGCGTCCTAATCTGATCCGGTAGTATCCATTATTTGATCAAATTCAAAGCCTGGGTGTCTGACCGCAGAATCGTGTGAGTTCATAGGCAAACTACAGGCTGCGCCGGATTATGATCAAAAATATGGACCAGGGGTGATAAGCTGCCCCGGCCCTGCTGCGCACCGTCCGGGGGCGCTGGCGGCCGGCGGTGCCCCCGAAACCGTCAGGTGATTGGATGAAGAACTGGCTCAGGAAAAACCCGCATGTGCGCACCATCCGCGTTGCGGCGGCGGACATCAACGGTCAGGCCCGGGGCAAGCGCGTCCCTGCCCGCTTTGCCGACAAGGCGGTCGAGGAAGGCACCCGCTTTCCGCTGTCGGTTCTCAACCTGGACATCTGGGGCGAGGATATTGATGACAGCCCGCTGGTGTTTGAAAGCGGCGATGCCGATGGCGTGCTGAAGCCGACTGAGCGCGGCTTTGTGCCGATGCCCTGGCTGGAATCGCACTCCGCGCTGCTGCCGATCTGGATGTACCGCGAAGACGGCCGCCCCTATGACGGCGACCCGCGCCATGCATTGCGCGCCGTGGTCGACCGCTACAAGGCGCTGGGGCTGACCCCGGTGGTCGCGGTCGAACTGGAGTTCTTTCTGATCGACGACAGTGGCAAGAACCTGCAGGTGCCGACCTCGCCGCGGTCCGGCAAGCGCCGCAAGGCGGCGGAGACCATGTCGATCCGGGCGCTGGACCAGTTCGACACCTTCTTCACCGACCTCTATGACGCCTGTGAGGATATGGACATCCCCGCCGACACCGCGATTTCCGAGGCGGGCCTGGGCCAATTCGAGATCAACCTGATGCACGGCCCCGACGCGCTGCGCGCCGCCGATGACGCCTGGCTGTTCAAGATGCTGGTCAAGGGCCTGGCCCGCCGCCACGGCTTTGCCGCCAGCTTCATGGCCAAACCGTACGAGGATTACGCCGGCAACGGCCTGCACACGCATTTTTCGGTGCTGGATCAGGACGGCAACAACATCTTTGACGACGGCGGCCCCAAGGGCACCGATGCGATGCGCCACGCTGTCGGCGGCTGCCTGAAGGCAATGGGCGATTCCACCCTGGTCTTTGCGCCGCATGGCAACAGCTATGACCGGATGGTGCCGGGCGCCCACGCCCCCACCGGCATCTGCTGGGCCTACGAAAACCGAACCGCCGCCATCCGCGTCCCCTCCGGCAGCCCCAAGGCGCGCCGGATCGAGCACCGCTTTGCCGGCGGCGACGTGAACCCCTATCTGATGCTGACCGCCATCCTTGGCGCCGCGCTCTATGGCATCGAAAATAAGATCGAGCCCTCGGAGCCGATCACCGGCAATGCCTATGCGCTGGACCTGCCGCAGGTGCCCAACACCTGGCAAAGCGCCATTGACGCGTTCGAGAACTCCGAGATCATCCCGCAGTTCTTCTCAGCCGAGATGATCCGCAACATGGTGCTGACCAAGCGCCAGGAGCTGCATTACATGGAAGAACTCACCCCGGAAGAGCGGGTGGAGATCTACCTGGATACGGTCTGACCTGACGGCCACTTGCCCGCCGTCCCGGCGGCGGGCTACCGTCCCGCGCAGCGAACTCCTTCTGACTGGTGACTTATGAAAATCGGCATCCTGCAAACCGGCCACTCCCCCGAAGACCTGTATGAACCGTTTGGCGATTACGACGGCATGTTCCGCGACATGCTGGACGGCAAGGGGTTCGCGTTTCAGACCTGGGCCGTGGTGGACGGCATCTTCCCGGACGGCCCGCAGGACGCCGACGGCTGGCTGATCACCGGCTCCAAGCATGGCGCCTACGAGGATCACGCCTGGATCCCGGCGCTGGAGGAACTGATCCGCGCCATTCATGCCAGCAAGCAGCCGCTGGCCGGCATCTGCTTTGGCCATCAGATCATCGCCCAGGCGCTTGGCGGCAAGGTCGCCAAGTTCGAGGGCGGCTGGGCTGTGGGCCGCGTCACCTACCAGACGCACGACGGCCCGCTGACCTTGAACGCCTGGCATCAGGATCAGGTGGTGGAACTGCCCGAGGGCGCGCAGGTGCTGGGCGGAAATGATTTCTGCCGGAACGGCATCCTGGCCTATGGCGACCACATCATCTCCTGGCAGCCGCACCCCGAATTCCCCAGCCCCTTTGTTGGCGGCCTGATTGAAAAGCGCGGCCGCGGCGTGGTCCCGGACGAACTGCTCGACAGGGCCGCCGCCGATCTGGACGCCCCCGTGGACAATCAAAACATCGCAACCATCCTCGCAGAGTTTTACAGGAAAGAGAGGACCTAATGTCAGCTTGGCTCGACGCCCTTCCCGAAGCAGCAAAAACCTATCTGGAGGGCCGTCGTCTCGACGAAGTTGAATGCGTTATCTCGGACCTTCCCGGTATCGCCCGTGGCAAGGCGGTACCGGCATCGAAATTTGCAAAGACCGATTATTTCCATCTGCCGGACAGCATCTTCTACCAGACCATCACCGGGGACTGGGCCGATGCCGCGGACGAGGACGGCTGGATCGAAAAGGACATGACCCTGAAGCCGGACATGTCCACGGCCACCGCCGCGCCCTGGACCGGCGACTGGACCCTGCAGGTGATCCATGACGCCTATGACCGGAACGACCAGCCGGTCCCCTTCAGCCCGCGAAACGTGCTGAAGCGCGTGGTGCAGCTCTACCGCGACAAAGGCTGGAAGCCGGTTGTGGCGCCGGAAATGGAATTCTTCCTGGTTGCCCGCAACATCGACCCGGCCAAAGAGATCGAGCCGATGATGGGCCGCTCCGGCCGCCCGGCGGCAGCGCGCCAGGCCTACTCGATGACCGCGGTGGACGAGTTCGGTCCCGTCATCGACGACATCTACGACTTTGCGGAGCATCAGGGGTTCGAGATTGACGGCATCACCCAGGAA belongs to Leisingera caerulea DSM 24564 and includes:
- a CDS encoding glutamine synthetase family protein, with the translated sequence MKNWLRKNPHVRTIRVAAADINGQARGKRVPARFADKAVEEGTRFPLSVLNLDIWGEDIDDSPLVFESGDADGVLKPTERGFVPMPWLESHSALLPIWMYREDGRPYDGDPRHALRAVVDRYKALGLTPVVAVELEFFLIDDSGKNLQVPTSPRSGKRRKAAETMSIRALDQFDTFFTDLYDACEDMDIPADTAISEAGLGQFEINLMHGPDALRAADDAWLFKMLVKGLARRHGFAASFMAKPYEDYAGNGLHTHFSVLDQDGNNIFDDGGPKGTDAMRHAVGGCLKAMGDSTLVFAPHGNSYDRMVPGAHAPTGICWAYENRTAAIRVPSGSPKARRIEHRFAGGDVNPYLMLTAILGAALYGIENKIEPSEPITGNAYALDLPQVPNTWQSAIDAFENSEIIPQFFSAEMIRNMVLTKRQELHYMEELTPEERVEIYLDTV
- a CDS encoding type 1 glutamine amidotransferase — protein: MKIGILQTGHSPEDLYEPFGDYDGMFRDMLDGKGFAFQTWAVVDGIFPDGPQDADGWLITGSKHGAYEDHAWIPALEELIRAIHASKQPLAGICFGHQIIAQALGGKVAKFEGGWAVGRVTYQTHDGPLTLNAWHQDQVVELPEGAQVLGGNDFCRNGILAYGDHIISWQPHPEFPSPFVGGLIEKRGRGVVPDELLDRAAADLDAPVDNQNIATILAEFYRKERT